The following are from one region of the Halomonas qaidamensis genome:
- a CDS encoding Lpp/OprI family alanine-zipper lipoprotein, whose product MTLKTALKMTAAAASLAILAGCASTSALEEVRMTAESAQADAAEARSMASQAMNTANQAQRDAQAALQMSEQNREEMNRMFQRSMQK is encoded by the coding sequence ATGACTCTGAAGACTGCTCTGAAGATGACTGCCGCTGCCGCTTCTCTGGCAATCCTGGCTGGCTGTGCTTCTACCAGCGCTCTGGAAGAAGTTCGCATGACTGCTGAATCTGCACAGGCTGATGCCGCAGAAGCACGCAGCATGGCTTCACAAGCGATGAATACTGCAAACCAAGCTCAGCGCGATGCGCAAGCTGCGCTGCAGATGTCTGAGCAAAACCGTGAAGAAATGAACCGCATGTTCCAGCGCTCCATGCAGAAGTAA
- the topA gene encoding type I DNA topoisomerase: MGKSLVIVESPAKAKTINKYLGNDFIVKSSVGHIRDLPTSGSGKTASDPKERARQAAATRKMSAEEKAEYKKRKAHDQLIRRMGIDPDNGWEARYEVLPGKEKVVAELKKLAEKADAVYLATDLDREGEAIAWHLRETIGGDDSRYKRVVFNEITKNAIQDAFKSPGALNIPRVEAQQARRFLDRVVGFMLSPLLWAKIARGLSAGRVQSVAVRLIVEREREIRAFIPEEFWDVHADLASPDGELVRFALVRQDGKPFRPTSEKDTLTRIEQLRKAKLAITSREDKPTSSKPTAPFITSTLQQAASGRLGFSVKKTMTMAQRLYEAGYITYMRTDSTNLSKDAVESVRSFIDEEYGARYLPESANRYSSKESAQEAHEAIRPSSVERKATDLSGMERDAERLYELIWRQFVACQMTPAQYLSSTLSVEVDGYDLRAKGRVLKFDGYTRVMKPSGKNEDQSLPDLPKGTAMSLEKLDPQQHFTKPAPRYTEASLVKELEKQGIGRPSTYASIISTIQDRGYVKLESRRFYAEKLGDIVTERLKESFPDLMDYSFTARMEDSLDEVAEGERNWQALLDAFYSEFSQELSKAESDEGMRPNQPVPTDIDCPSCGRKMQIRTASTGVFLGCSGYNLPPKERCKTTIDLIPGEEAVAEDAGEEAETNALRAKRRCQKCGTAMDNYLIDEGRKLHICGNSPDCDGYEVETGKFKIKGYDGPIIECDKCGSEMQLKSGRFGKYFGCTNSDCKNTRKLLRSGDVAPPKMDPIPMPELACQKVEDHYVLRDGASGLFLAASKFPKNRETRPPLVKELQAHADELPEKYHFILKAPSEDPDGRPAQIRYSRKNKEQFVMTDEEGKATGWKATFEAGKWHVEDKRK, encoded by the coding sequence ATGGGCAAGTCACTGGTCATCGTCGAGTCGCCTGCGAAAGCGAAGACGATCAATAAGTATCTCGGCAACGATTTCATCGTAAAGTCGAGCGTGGGTCACATCCGTGACCTGCCGACCAGCGGCTCAGGTAAGACAGCCTCCGATCCGAAGGAGCGCGCTCGCCAGGCTGCGGCAACACGTAAGATGTCGGCGGAAGAGAAAGCAGAGTACAAAAAGCGTAAAGCCCATGATCAGCTAATTAGGCGGATGGGGATTGATCCGGATAATGGCTGGGAAGCACGCTACGAAGTGCTCCCAGGTAAAGAAAAGGTTGTCGCGGAATTAAAGAAGCTGGCTGAAAAAGCGGATGCTGTTTATCTCGCGACGGATTTGGATCGCGAAGGGGAGGCAATTGCTTGGCATTTACGCGAGACGATTGGTGGTGATGACAGTCGCTATAAGCGCGTTGTATTTAATGAAATAACCAAAAATGCCATTCAGGATGCGTTTAAGTCGCCAGGGGCGTTAAATATTCCCCGCGTGGAAGCGCAACAAGCGCGCCGCTTTTTGGACCGCGTGGTTGGTTTTATGCTTTCTCCTTTGCTGTGGGCCAAAATTGCCAGAGGCTTATCAGCAGGTCGTGTTCAATCTGTTGCCGTTCGTTTAATCGTTGAGCGTGAACGAGAAATTCGTGCGTTTATTCCTGAAGAGTTTTGGGATGTCCACGCCGATCTTGCGTCCCCGGATGGGGAGTTAGTCAGGTTTGCGCTGGTGCGTCAGGATGGTAAGCCCTTCCGTCCTACCTCCGAAAAAGACACGCTTACACGCATTGAGCAACTGCGTAAAGCCAAGCTTGCGATTACCTCCCGTGAAGACAAACCGACGAGCTCCAAGCCTACCGCGCCGTTTATTACCTCAACGTTGCAGCAGGCTGCTAGCGGCCGATTAGGGTTCTCGGTTAAGAAAACCATGACCATGGCCCAGCGCCTCTACGAAGCTGGCTACATTACCTACATGCGTACCGACTCCACTAATCTTTCAAAGGATGCGGTTGAGAGTGTTCGCTCATTTATTGATGAAGAGTACGGTGCACGCTATTTACCTGAGTCTGCTAACCGTTACAGCAGTAAAGAAAGCGCCCAAGAAGCCCATGAAGCGATTCGCCCTTCTAGCGTTGAACGGAAAGCGACTGATCTCTCAGGTATGGAGCGCGATGCTGAGCGCCTGTATGAGTTAATTTGGCGTCAATTTGTCGCTTGTCAGATGACGCCAGCGCAGTATCTTTCCAGTACGTTGAGCGTTGAGGTTGACGGTTACGATTTGCGTGCCAAAGGGCGAGTGCTCAAGTTTGATGGTTACACGCGGGTGATGAAGCCATCAGGTAAAAATGAAGATCAAAGCCTGCCTGATTTGCCGAAAGGCACGGCAATGTCGCTTGAAAAGCTTGACCCGCAGCAGCACTTTACAAAGCCTGCCCCGCGCTATACAGAAGCCAGCTTAGTAAAAGAGCTCGAAAAGCAGGGTATTGGCCGTCCTTCTACTTATGCTTCTATTATTTCCACGATTCAGGATCGTGGCTACGTAAAATTAGAGAGTCGCCGTTTTTATGCTGAAAAACTGGGTGATATTGTCACCGAACGGTTGAAAGAGTCTTTCCCGGATTTGATGGATTACTCGTTTACGGCTCGAATGGAAGATAGTCTGGATGAAGTTGCGGAAGGTGAGCGCAACTGGCAAGCCCTGTTGGATGCTTTCTATAGTGAATTTAGCCAAGAGCTCAGCAAGGCGGAAAGTGATGAGGGGATGCGGCCTAATCAGCCGGTCCCTACGGATATTGACTGTCCAAGCTGTGGCCGAAAAATGCAAATTCGTACGGCCTCTACCGGTGTCTTTTTAGGTTGCAGTGGTTATAACCTGCCGCCTAAAGAGCGCTGCAAAACCACCATTGATTTAATCCCTGGTGAAGAGGCCGTTGCAGAAGATGCGGGTGAAGAAGCAGAAACCAACGCGCTTCGTGCCAAGCGTCGTTGTCAGAAGTGCGGTACGGCCATGGATAACTATCTGATTGATGAAGGTCGCAAGCTGCATATTTGCGGCAATAGCCCTGATTGTGATGGTTATGAGGTAGAAACAGGTAAGTTTAAAATCAAAGGCTATGATGGCCCCATTATCGAATGCGATAAATGTGGTTCCGAGATGCAGCTTAAATCGGGTCGATTTGGTAAATACTTCGGCTGCACCAACAGTGACTGCAAGAACACACGTAAATTACTGCGTAGCGGCGATGTGGCACCACCCAAGATGGATCCGATACCAATGCCGGAACTAGCTTGCCAAAAAGTGGAAGATCATTATGTGTTGCGTGATGGTGCCAGCGGTTTATTCCTAGCGGCCAGCAAGTTTCCTAAAAATCGTGAAACTCGACCGCCGCTGGTGAAAGAGCTGCAAGCTCACGCCGATGAGCTACCAGAAAAGTACCACTTTATCCTAAAGGCACCCAGCGAAGACCCGGATGGCAGGCCTGCACAAATTCGTTATTCACGCAAAAATAAAGAGCAGTTCGTGATGACCGATGAAGAGGGTAAGGCAACCGGCTGGAAAGCGACCTTTGAGGCAGGTAAATGGCATGTGGAGGATAAGCGTAAGTGA
- a CDS encoding DUF3141 domain-containing protein: MNFLAHPMLPGSALKSLWPGTSDQMASLPGGEALASMVDPFGFGRAAASYWRDSIERSVLYWDVMRERGNQYLEHMEQTKPNVLGFDTEVLIDGRTLPHPTNYELLRVLPPSHIQVNPEKRPFVVVDPRAGHGPGIGGFKPDSELGVALKAGHPCYFIGFLPFPEPGQTVEDVVEAEIAFLRHVIALHPETAEKPMVVGNCQAGWQIMMAAALEPDVFGPILIAGAPLSYWAGEHGKAPMRYTGGMTGGSWITALTSDIGNGLFDGAWLVQNFERLNPANTYWKKQYHLYDNIDTESKRYLEFERWWGGHVVLGGEEIQYIVDNLFVGNRLSTAQLVTRDGRRVDLRNVRSPVVVFCSRGDDITPPPQALGWIRDLYEGEEDIIANEQTIVYCLHDTTGHLGIFVSGSVSRKEHTEFTANMDYIDVMPPGLYETTVSHVSDHDDAELLERDYLLEFTSRNFEELDQDVMHSPEDDRRFATVARISEINLGFYRLYVQPWVQATMTPEAARWIRRMHPIRLGYKLLSDRNPLTVPLPVMAETVRRNRQQVSQDNVFKAFETMCSDQIVAHLNAVRDLRDSTTERLFMDIYGQPLLQAAVGLYGDAHVHRRRPGAEPEHQRFVENRKNELRNKIAQGGAHEAVMRSVIYVLGGAPATDERNFKRLRASRAELEPSSTLSEFKRLVRDQFFILKLDRERALSSLPELLEGQSNSDIDGHIEHLKHVFAASGELSEHAAQRFDQVKQLFDQARPPKAAPLKAVESKPVVEAEKVDAKAPEVATHAAASSSANSTLVDDASTEDASSESSSGKSSETNLSGENSTATSKVEVEAPKEIEAPKEVEAPKEVSKSKPNVATRRKPPRKR, from the coding sequence ATGAACTTTCTCGCTCATCCTATGTTGCCTGGCAGCGCGCTGAAAAGCCTGTGGCCAGGAACGTCTGATCAAATGGCTTCACTACCGGGCGGCGAGGCCCTTGCTAGCATGGTAGATCCGTTCGGATTCGGACGGGCTGCAGCGAGCTACTGGCGCGATAGTATCGAACGTAGCGTCCTTTATTGGGATGTTATGCGCGAGCGCGGAAATCAATACCTTGAGCATATGGAGCAAACCAAGCCGAACGTGCTGGGGTTTGATACCGAAGTGCTCATTGATGGTCGTACGCTTCCGCATCCAACTAACTATGAACTGTTGAGAGTTCTTCCCCCCAGTCATATCCAGGTTAATCCTGAAAAACGGCCGTTTGTTGTTGTCGATCCTAGGGCTGGCCATGGTCCAGGTATCGGAGGGTTTAAGCCTGATAGCGAGCTTGGGGTTGCTTTGAAGGCTGGCCATCCTTGTTACTTTATTGGCTTTCTGCCTTTCCCAGAGCCAGGTCAAACCGTTGAGGATGTGGTAGAAGCGGAAATCGCGTTTTTACGCCATGTCATTGCTTTACACCCTGAAACCGCTGAAAAGCCAATGGTAGTCGGTAATTGTCAGGCGGGCTGGCAAATAATGATGGCTGCAGCGCTAGAGCCGGATGTGTTTGGCCCCATTCTTATTGCCGGTGCTCCGCTTTCTTACTGGGCGGGGGAGCACGGCAAAGCGCCGATGCGCTATACCGGCGGGATGACGGGTGGTAGCTGGATTACCGCGTTAACCAGTGATATTGGTAATGGCCTTTTTGACGGTGCGTGGTTGGTACAAAACTTCGAGCGTCTTAATCCGGCTAATACCTACTGGAAAAAGCAGTACCATCTTTATGACAATATTGACACCGAATCGAAACGCTATCTGGAATTTGAGCGTTGGTGGGGTGGTCACGTTGTCTTAGGTGGAGAAGAAATTCAGTATATCGTTGACAATCTGTTTGTTGGTAATCGACTCTCAACAGCCCAGTTAGTCACTCGCGATGGGCGTCGTGTTGATCTGCGCAACGTACGCTCGCCTGTTGTTGTCTTCTGCTCTCGTGGCGACGATATTACACCGCCGCCTCAGGCGTTAGGTTGGATTCGTGACTTATACGAAGGCGAAGAAGACATTATTGCCAACGAGCAAACGATCGTTTACTGCCTGCACGATACAACGGGTCACTTGGGAATTTTTGTTTCCGGCAGTGTGTCACGCAAAGAGCATACTGAGTTTACGGCTAACATGGATTATATCGATGTTATGCCACCAGGGCTGTACGAAACGACGGTCTCGCATGTCAGCGATCATGATGACGCGGAGTTACTTGAACGCGACTATTTACTTGAGTTCACGTCACGTAACTTTGAGGAGTTAGATCAGGATGTAATGCATAGTCCTGAAGATGATCGTCGATTTGCGACTGTTGCGCGTATTTCTGAGATCAACCTTGGTTTTTATCGGTTATATGTTCAGCCTTGGGTGCAGGCCACAATGACGCCAGAGGCGGCGCGCTGGATTCGCCGTATGCATCCTATTCGCTTAGGTTACAAACTTCTTTCTGATCGGAACCCGCTGACAGTGCCACTACCGGTCATGGCAGAAACAGTTCGTCGCAACCGCCAGCAAGTGAGCCAAGATAACGTCTTTAAAGCGTTTGAAACCATGTGCTCTGATCAAATTGTGGCGCATCTCAATGCTGTGCGGGATTTGCGCGATAGCACAACAGAAAGATTGTTTATGGACATTTATGGCCAGCCTCTCTTGCAAGCCGCAGTAGGTTTGTATGGTGATGCGCATGTCCATCGCCGCCGTCCCGGTGCTGAGCCAGAACATCAGCGTTTTGTTGAAAACCGCAAAAATGAGCTGCGCAATAAAATTGCTCAGGGTGGCGCTCACGAAGCGGTCATGCGCTCGGTAATCTATGTGTTGGGTGGAGCACCGGCGACAGACGAACGTAACTTCAAACGGTTACGTGCTTCCCGTGCCGAGCTAGAGCCTAGCTCAACCTTGAGTGAGTTTAAGCGTTTGGTGCGCGATCAGTTCTTTATTCTGAAATTAGATCGTGAGCGTGCGCTATCGTCATTGCCCGAACTGCTAGAAGGGCAAAGCAACAGCGATATTGACGGCCATATCGAGCATCTTAAGCATGTATTTGCCGCTAGCGGCGAGTTGTCTGAGCATGCTGCGCAACGTTTTGATCAGGTGAAGCAGTTGTTCGACCAAGCGCGTCCACCAAAGGCGGCTCCGCTAAAAGCAGTCGAGAGCAAACCAGTGGTCGAAGCCGAAAAGGTAGACGCGAAAGCCCCTGAAGTGGCGACTCATGCTGCGGCAAGCTCTTCAGCTAACAGCACTTTAGTAGACGATGCTTCTACAGAAGATGCGTCTAGTGAAAGCTCTTCCGGTAAATCTTCTGAAACAAACCTTTCTGGCGAAAATTCGACAGCTACTAGTAAAGTAGAGGTTGAAGCACCCAAAGAGATTGAAGCACCCAAAGAGGTTGAGGCACCTAAAGAAGTAAGCAAATCTAAGCCAAATGTGGCAACGCGTCGGAAACCACCGCGCAAGCGTTAA
- a CDS encoding L,D-transpeptidase family protein, which produces MMPVNRRRFLALALGWPAVASAATSSTVNDYEPTDLVETLLSRANIPRHSNELWVLIDDKEATLSIYRGNTVVEHYSPISLGRGGAKTQRVRGDNVTPLGEFRINRFNYESQWHIFIGIDYPTPPHARMALEKGIYSQADYDDYFDHYRRHGAPPQNTALGGAIGIHGIGGGDPDIHGQYHWTQGCVAVTNEQIEQVASLVGVGTRVVIR; this is translated from the coding sequence ATGATGCCCGTAAACCGTCGCCGTTTTTTAGCATTGGCGCTGGGCTGGCCCGCTGTGGCTAGCGCAGCGACTTCTAGCACTGTAAATGATTACGAACCCACAGATCTAGTGGAGACGCTGCTTTCGCGCGCCAATATTCCGCGTCACAGCAATGAGCTTTGGGTGTTAATTGATGATAAAGAAGCTACGCTGAGTATCTATCGCGGTAATACGGTGGTTGAACATTATTCACCTATATCGCTTGGGCGTGGTGGCGCAAAAACGCAGCGAGTCCGTGGTGATAATGTGACTCCACTTGGCGAGTTTCGAATAAACCGATTTAATTACGAAAGTCAGTGGCATATTTTTATAGGTATCGATTATCCTACGCCACCGCATGCACGCATGGCGCTCGAAAAAGGCATTTATTCTCAAGCAGATTATGATGATTATTTTGATCACTATCGGCGTCACGGTGCTCCGCCGCAAAATACGGCATTAGGTGGCGCTATTGGTATACATGGTATTGGGGGTGGTGATCCAGATATTCATGGTCAATATCACTGGACCCAAGGCTGTGTTGCTGTCACCAATGAGCAGATTGAACAAGTTGCTTCGCTGGTAGGTGTTGGCACTCGCGTAGTGATCCGCTAG
- a CDS encoding DUF6586 family protein produces MSPRSRTNQLLYQVELLVGLPSGDDEHAQARQIAIEESALALFELALNSLLKEVTEHARLNEHGWKALLDERGPAVAELQRLRDTMRQPDSWLNWLIGQVEKLHSDNGAGQRTVQNPSMIAVGSQTTLANQLLANLTAAKHDIAALRETSQEW; encoded by the coding sequence GTGAGCCCACGTTCGCGAACCAATCAACTGCTCTACCAAGTTGAGCTTTTAGTGGGGCTGCCGTCGGGTGACGACGAACATGCTCAGGCTCGGCAAATAGCGATTGAAGAGAGCGCCCTGGCGCTCTTTGAGCTGGCGTTAAATTCGTTGCTTAAAGAAGTCACTGAGCATGCGCGCCTCAATGAGCATGGCTGGAAAGCGCTGCTTGATGAGCGAGGCCCAGCTGTTGCTGAGCTACAGCGCTTGCGCGATACAATGCGTCAGCCAGATAGCTGGTTGAATTGGTTGATAGGCCAAGTCGAGAAGCTACATAGTGATAACGGAGCAGGTCAGCGCACCGTACAAAATCCTTCTATGATTGCCGTCGGTAGCCAGACAACGCTTGCTAACCAGCTGTTAGCTAACCTTACCGCTGCTAAGCATGATATTGCCGCCTTACGTGAAACTAGCCAAGAGTGGTAA
- a CDS encoding L,D-transpeptidase family protein, with product MNIRRLYNVWAPTSLAVLLTASLSSSIYAQPPNTTTEGAAALTEEALATADQLAEQRELPRGHFRLPETGDIIGENYTVVVENPEETLIDIARRHNIGYEEIRMANPDVSLWVPGKGTEVVIPARYILPPAPREGVVVNLSELRLYYYPADNPGIVETYPVSVGREEFATPVGITRTTVKVKDPAWAPPASMRREAAARGEPAPSIVPPGPNNPLGRHAILLAMPSYLIHGTNRPEGVGMRVSRGCIRMYPEDIESLYERLPSGTQVNLMDAPFKAGWAADGTLFVQSYPQLEENVGDFEPLLNAIERVSELAEDQAEVDYAQVKLAVENPNGRFVALYGPQAPEQAPAEETLELDGLLEEIELTTTNRTEEEA from the coding sequence ATGAATATTCGCAGGTTATATAACGTTTGGGCCCCAACTAGTCTAGCAGTCTTGCTGACGGCAAGCCTTTCTAGCTCTATTTATGCACAGCCGCCTAATACCACAACGGAAGGGGCAGCAGCTCTTACCGAAGAAGCATTAGCCACCGCTGACCAGCTTGCAGAACAAAGGGAGCTACCACGCGGCCATTTTCGTCTACCTGAGACGGGTGACATTATTGGAGAAAATTATACCGTCGTCGTAGAAAACCCTGAAGAAACACTAATTGACATCGCACGGCGCCATAATATCGGCTATGAAGAAATCCGCATGGCGAATCCAGACGTCAGCTTGTGGGTGCCTGGAAAAGGAACAGAAGTTGTTATACCAGCACGCTATATTTTGCCGCCCGCCCCTCGTGAAGGCGTAGTCGTCAACCTTTCCGAACTGCGACTTTACTATTACCCAGCCGATAATCCAGGCATTGTTGAAACCTATCCTGTCAGCGTTGGCCGCGAAGAATTTGCCACCCCTGTTGGTATCACCCGCACCACAGTAAAGGTGAAAGATCCTGCCTGGGCACCACCAGCATCTATGCGTCGTGAAGCAGCAGCACGTGGCGAGCCAGCGCCCTCTATTGTGCCCCCTGGCCCCAATAACCCATTGGGTCGTCACGCTATATTGCTGGCGATGCCTAGTTACCTGATTCATGGCACTAACCGCCCTGAAGGCGTGGGCATGCGGGTAAGCCGCGGCTGTATTCGTATGTACCCTGAAGATATCGAATCGCTCTATGAGCGCCTACCTAGTGGCACTCAGGTCAACTTGATGGATGCACCGTTTAAAGCAGGCTGGGCAGCAGACGGCACACTGTTTGTACAGTCTTACCCTCAGCTTGAAGAAAACGTTGGCGATTTCGAGCCATTGCTTAATGCCATCGAGCGGGTGAGCGAGCTCGCTGAAGACCAAGCAGAAGTGGATTACGCTCAGGTTAAGCTAGCAGTGGAAAATCCAAATGGCCGCTTTGTAGCGCTTTATGGCCCCCAAGCGCCAGAACAGGCTCCTGCTGAAGAAACGTTAGAACTTGATGGCTTATTAGAAGAAATTGAACTTACGACAACGAATCGAACTGAGGAAGAAGCTTAA
- a CDS encoding LysR family transcriptional regulator produces MSSLTLLNRLTFRQLQVFQAVHRQRSYSRAAEQLGLTQPAVSAQIRQLELALGHPLFKYAGKTLYVLPAADTLAISAREIFGQLSRLQMNLSDINGNIRGELNIAAVSSAQYVVPYLLARFRARYPDVRIRLKVCNRSQALERLTEQKDDVVIMAMVPEDDGLVVMPILENELIALVWPDHPLLHMETPTLTDFARHYVLMREPGSGVRNAFEQLAADQEVGLPHRIELGTNEAIKQGVMAHLGVAVLPRLAVQLELEQGLLSALPLPNFPIRRSWCTVYRRDHFPTPVADLFLRFTKEHLSDYRQYFKTPSSPLPSHGVSCLPMMAI; encoded by the coding sequence ATGTCATCCCTTACACTGCTCAATCGTTTAACCTTCCGACAATTACAGGTGTTTCAGGCAGTTCACCGCCAGCGCTCCTATTCACGCGCTGCAGAGCAGTTAGGGCTTACTCAGCCTGCAGTCAGCGCGCAAATCCGCCAATTAGAACTTGCTCTTGGTCATCCACTGTTTAAATATGCCGGTAAAACTCTTTATGTGCTACCTGCGGCGGACACCTTGGCTATCTCTGCACGAGAAATTTTTGGTCAACTTTCTCGACTGCAGATGAATCTTTCAGATATTAATGGAAACATTCGTGGCGAACTCAATATTGCCGCGGTGTCATCGGCTCAATATGTGGTGCCTTATTTACTAGCGCGCTTTAGGGCGCGCTATCCCGATGTGCGTATCCGTCTTAAAGTATGCAACCGGAGCCAGGCTTTAGAGCGTTTAACAGAGCAAAAAGATGATGTTGTGATTATGGCGATGGTGCCAGAGGATGATGGCCTAGTGGTGATGCCCATTCTTGAAAATGAACTGATCGCGTTAGTCTGGCCAGACCATCCATTACTTCACATGGAGACACCCACCTTAACCGACTTTGCACGTCATTATGTGTTAATGCGGGAACCAGGATCTGGGGTACGTAACGCCTTTGAACAACTGGCTGCTGATCAAGAGGTTGGCCTTCCCCACCGCATTGAATTAGGCACGAATGAAGCAATTAAACAAGGTGTTATGGCTCACCTAGGCGTTGCTGTTTTGCCTCGTTTAGCAGTTCAGCTTGAGCTAGAGCAAGGGCTATTATCAGCGCTGCCATTGCCTAATTTTCCTATTCGGCGCTCATGGTGCACTGTCTACCGTCGCGACCATTTCCCGACCCCGGTTGCTGATCTTTTTTTACGCTTTACCAAAGAGCATCTTTCAGATTATCGGCAGTACTTTAAAACTCCCTCTAGCCCTTTACCGAGCCATGGCGTCTCTTGTTTGCCCATGATGGCAATTTAG